Proteins encoded by one window of Aspergillus puulaauensis MK2 DNA, chromosome 4, nearly complete sequence:
- a CDS encoding uncharacterized protein (COG:S;~EggNog:ENOG410PUHM;~InterPro:IPR003480,IPR023213;~go_function: GO:0016747 - transferase activity, transferring acyl groups other than amino-acyl groups [Evidence IEA]): MGKQEIYDLRPTGWESDPPDEYFKLSTLDYCVGQVYTNYALFFKLADTEKPKTIPVLKHGLEVTLSQCRQLCGVLEEHPAGGLCFHKKKQSTVEFHVQWLDGPEDEGKYPSFEELEERHFASQALGDINTWSVAPMTYGEKPEAQPASSPKGSAFKMSFIRGGAVFMMHHHHYCNDIMGWAGELHQLADNCAAIWNAPNGTTPVLPPWDPSCLDLSRVTKPDLPEDQRIDGPVTPSRHPDHKTGQWLLFHLPRSKAVELKQMASPKDGSYWISTYDAYTAYIWRVLSKHRAKLFNPDSQQNHLLWGEAVDMRRRFRNPRVPERMQGNVVFVAISTSSPTPQPTVYEVISEAPLSKLAWYIRQLTNNITEENLDIALSAIAPIRDKTALFLRTDSFPPMSNITTDWRDTRPCDADFGFGKPHAFRFPFDTVTAGMTVVYPVRTNNPPAGEDEGNELSIGFERELSRELLEDPEWNQYFEYRGVDAEERAIRA, encoded by the exons ATGGGAAAGCAAGAAATCTACGACCTGCGCCCCACCGGGTGGGAATCAGACCCACCGGATGAATATTTCAAGCTCTCCACACTAGACTACTGTGTCGGCCAAGTATACACAAACTACGcactcttcttcaagctcgcAGATACCGAAAAGCCCAAGACCATCCCAGTGCTCAAACACGGTCTCGAAGTCACCCTCAGCCAGTGCCGCCAGCTGTGCGGAGTCCTTGAAGAACACCCTGCAGGCGGGCTGTGCTTCcacaagaagaaacagagcACCGTCGAGTTTCACGTCCAGTGGCTCGACGggcccgaggatgagggcAAGTATCCATCgttcgaggagctcgaggaacGGCATTTCGCCTCGCAGGCTCTCGGCGATATCAACACGTGGAGCGTGGCCCCTATGACGTACGGAGAAAAACCAGAGGCTCAGCCTGCGAGTAGCCCCAAGGGGTCTGCTTTCAAGATGAGCTTCATCCGCGGCGGCGCGGTGTTCATgatgcaccaccaccactactGTAATGATATCatgggctgggctggggagTTGCACCAGCTGGCCGATAACTGCGCTGCGATCTGGAATGCTCCGAATGGAACAACGCCGGTTCTTCCACCCTGGGATCCGAGCTGTCTTGACTTGTCTAGGGTTACAAAGCCCGATCTCCCCGAGGACCAGCGCATCGACGGACCCGTGACGCCATCACGGCACCCCGATCATAAAACCGGCCAGTGGCTACTCTTCCACCTCCCGAGAAGCAAAGCGGTGGAGCTGAAGCAAATGGCGAGTCCCAAGGATGGAAGCTACTGGATCTCAACCTACGATGCGTACACCGCGTACATCTGGCGGGTGCTGTCAAAGCATAGGGCGAAGCTCTTCAACCCAGATTCGCAGCAGAACCATCTCCTCTGGGGCGAGGCTGTCGATATGCGGAGGCGCTTTCGGAACCCGCGCGTGCCAGAGCGCATGCAGGGGAATGTTGTATTTGTCGCAATTAGCACGTCTAGTCCCACTCCTCAGCCCACGGTCTACGAGGTGATATCTGAAGCACCGCTGTCAAAGCTAGCTTG GTATATCCGACAACTCACAAACAACATCACGGAAGAAAACCTCGACATTGCGCTCTCAGCAATCGCGCCCATCCGCGACAAAACAGCCTTGTTCCTACGCACCGACAGTTTCCCGCCTATGAGCAACATTACGACAGACTGGCGGGACACGAGGCCGTGCGATGCTGATTTTGGATTCGGAAAGCCTCATGCCTTTCGGTTTCCGTTTGACACCGTTACGGCTGGGATGACGGTCGTTTATCCTGTTCGGACTAATAACCCCCCTGCCGGTGAGGACGAGGGGAACGAGCTTAGTATTGGGTTTGAGAGGGAGCTTTCCCGGGAGTTGCTTGAGGATCCGGAGTGGAATCAGTATTTTGAATACAgaggggttgatgctgaggagaGGGCAATTAGGGCTTAG